The following proteins are co-located in the Methylomonas sp. 11b genome:
- a CDS encoding exosortase system-associated protein, TIGR04073 family, translating into MNKNKFLTTCLLSGALLASQTAIADENHTGYLAGFTSRVSQGFANTAFSFIEIPKNVTNITHDQNFLLGSTWGVLRGVAHTVSRTVIGVAELITSPIPTDEFISPPYVWDRFSEDTRYFGLHFPGYWTHFGPLDHGYSDTLDHGK; encoded by the coding sequence ATGAATAAAAATAAATTCCTCACCACCTGTTTGCTGTCAGGTGCATTGTTAGCAAGCCAAACGGCAATTGCGGACGAAAACCATACGGGTTATTTGGCGGGTTTCACTTCCAGAGTTAGCCAAGGCTTTGCTAACACCGCCTTCAGTTTTATCGAAATCCCTAAAAACGTGACTAACATTACTCACGACCAAAACTTCCTGCTTGGCTCGACTTGGGGCGTGCTACGTGGCGTGGCGCACACCGTCAGCCGCACTGTGATAGGCGTGGCGGAACTGATTACCTCGCCGATACCCACCGATGAATTTATCTCTCCGCCATACGTCTGGGACCGTTTTAGCGAGGATACCCGTTACTTCGGCCTGCATTTCCCCGGCTACTGGACGCATTTCGGCCCGCTGGATCACGGCTATTCCGACACGCTGGATCATGGCAAGTAA
- a CDS encoding late competence development ComFB family protein, which translates to MLNISNYYERLVIDRLWKLAEQADEPFSQAFQEDVACLALNKLPPCYVRNTIDKGINVSEQQYQEMAGAVDMAVEQAIQQVLRRPREHRND; encoded by the coding sequence ATGCTGAATATTAGTAATTATTACGAGCGATTGGTGATAGACCGGCTTTGGAAGCTTGCTGAGCAGGCCGACGAGCCATTCAGTCAAGCATTTCAGGAAGACGTGGCTTGTCTGGCGCTGAATAAATTACCGCCGTGTTATGTGCGGAACACCATCGATAAAGGTATTAATGTCAGCGAGCAGCAATATCAGGAGATGGCCGGTGCTGTCGATATGGCGGTGGAGCAGGCGATACAGCAGGTTTTGCGCCGGCCGCGCGAGCACCGGAATGATTGA
- a CDS encoding ABC transporter permease, producing MLSKDLLLQAGKAIRTQPLRAALIILAMSIGVAAVNVLTALGDSARNYVVHEFESLGTHLVIVLPGRTETTGGHPPLFGETPRDLTLDDAAALFRSRHVAAIAPVSIGSAPVSVGGLERETNVMGSTRALLRVRHLTMAQGQFLPEADADKEISVCVIGKTISEELFAHQQAVGQWLRINDRRFRVIGVLAKEGQSIGTGFDELIIVPVASAQALFDSHSLFRILIEAHSEAAMYKAVDEVRNIIKLRHEGEDDVTVITQDSVVNTFDKILTALTFTVAGIAAVSLAVAGVLVMNVMLVSVSQRTAEIGLLKALGATQGQLQRWFLCEAALLSLAGAVVGSVIGQFGILVLQWLYPNFPVALPLWARLSALAVALVTGLIFGVMPARKAARLDPVAALARR from the coding sequence ATGCTCAGTAAAGACTTACTCCTTCAGGCCGGCAAAGCCATCCGGACTCAACCCCTACGCGCCGCGCTGATAATTTTGGCGATGAGCATAGGCGTGGCTGCCGTGAACGTGTTGACCGCATTGGGCGATAGTGCCCGCAATTATGTAGTCCACGAATTCGAGTCGTTGGGCACGCATCTGGTCATCGTCCTGCCCGGCCGCACCGAAACCACCGGCGGCCACCCACCCCTATTTGGCGAAACGCCGCGCGATTTGACGTTGGACGATGCTGCCGCCTTGTTCCGCAGCCGGCACGTCGCGGCCATTGCGCCGGTCAGCATCGGCTCGGCGCCGGTGTCGGTCGGCGGTCTGGAGCGGGAAACCAATGTGATGGGTTCTACGCGCGCTTTGCTGCGCGTGCGGCACTTGACGATGGCCCAAGGCCAATTTTTGCCGGAAGCCGACGCCGATAAGGAAATTTCGGTGTGCGTGATCGGCAAAACCATCAGTGAGGAATTGTTTGCGCACCAGCAAGCGGTGGGGCAGTGGCTGCGCATCAACGACCGCCGGTTTCGAGTGATTGGCGTGTTAGCCAAGGAAGGCCAATCGATAGGCACCGGTTTTGACGAATTAATCATCGTGCCGGTGGCGTCCGCGCAAGCCTTGTTCGACAGCCATTCCTTGTTTCGGATTTTAATTGAGGCGCATTCGGAAGCAGCCATGTACAAGGCCGTTGACGAGGTCCGCAACATCATCAAATTACGCCACGAAGGCGAGGACGATGTGACGGTGATTACCCAGGACAGCGTGGTGAATACCTTCGACAAAATCCTGACCGCGTTGACTTTTACCGTGGCCGGTATTGCAGCGGTCAGTCTGGCGGTGGCGGGCGTGTTGGTGATGAATGTGATGCTGGTCAGCGTTAGCCAACGCACCGCGGAAATTGGTTTGCTGAAAGCCTTGGGCGCCACCCAAGGCCAGTTGCAACGCTGGTTTTTATGCGAAGCGGCCCTGCTATCCCTGGCTGGCGCAGTGGTCGGTAGCGTGATAGGCCAGTTCGGTATCTTGGTATTGCAATGGCTGTATCCTAATTTTCCGGTCGCTTTGCCGCTTTGGGCCCGATTGTCCGCCTTGGCGGTGGCGCTGGTCACCGGTTTGATTTTCGGGGTAATGCCGGCCCGCAAGGCGGCGCGGCTGGACCCGGTCGCGGCTTTGGCGAGGCGCTAA
- a CDS encoding amidohydrolase family protein, with translation MKSQSSFNRCLQLLSALVLTLPGSVAFAQDQPLLIAAARVFDGYRLRNDAAVLISEGKVARIDDREAFNDSDAPRLDLGDATLLPGFIELHAHLSYQHVPADTVLRHGITTVRDVGGPLHPPYGGDGSLRLMTSGPILTAPAGYPIPNLGESDIALPVADAQQARQAVQKLVAGGAVVIKVALEPGGEAGAPWSGGHAHAHSQHSHTNTHDKPRSWPMLSPVVLTAIVDEAHQLGRRVAAHLAESKGAQLALDAGVDEWAHEPCNTLPDAQLQRAVAQHVRIVSTIDTLSKCPGVSSNVKRLAELGAEFLYGAEIAHPDIPWGIDGQELLYLQHLAGMAPLDVMRTATSKAGQYLNIPLLGTLLPGAPADLIAVKGDPTQKLKLLEYPDLVMSGGKLIINYFGN, from the coding sequence ATGAAATCTCAATCTAGTTTCAACCGCTGCCTCCAATTGCTTTCCGCGCTGGTGCTGACCTTGCCGGGCAGCGTCGCCTTCGCCCAAGACCAACCGTTGCTCATCGCGGCAGCGCGGGTTTTCGATGGCTATAGGCTCCGAAACGATGCAGCGGTGCTGATCAGCGAAGGCAAGGTTGCCAGGATAGACGACCGGGAAGCCTTTAACGATAGCGATGCGCCCCGGCTCGATCTCGGCGATGCAACCCTACTGCCCGGTTTTATCGAGTTGCACGCGCATTTAAGCTATCAACATGTCCCGGCCGATACCGTGTTGCGCCATGGCATCACCACGGTGCGCGATGTCGGCGGGCCTCTGCATCCACCCTATGGCGGCGACGGCAGTTTAAGGCTGATGACGTCTGGGCCGATTTTAACCGCGCCGGCAGGCTATCCGATACCGAATCTGGGCGAATCCGATATTGCCTTGCCGGTAGCCGATGCCCAGCAAGCTCGGCAAGCGGTGCAGAAGTTGGTAGCCGGCGGCGCAGTCGTGATCAAAGTGGCGTTGGAGCCGGGTGGCGAAGCAGGCGCGCCCTGGTCTGGCGGGCACGCTCACGCTCACTCCCAACACTCGCACACCAACACGCACGATAAGCCTCGTAGCTGGCCGATGTTATCTCCGGTTGTGTTGACGGCCATCGTCGACGAAGCGCATCAATTGGGTCGTCGGGTGGCGGCGCATCTTGCCGAGTCTAAAGGCGCACAATTGGCCTTGGATGCCGGCGTCGACGAATGGGCGCACGAGCCCTGCAACACATTGCCGGATGCGCAATTGCAGCGAGCCGTGGCACAGCATGTCAGAATCGTCAGTACCATCGATACCCTGTCCAAATGTCCGGGCGTGAGCAGCAATGTCAAACGCTTAGCCGAGTTGGGAGCGGAGTTTTTGTATGGCGCGGAAATCGCGCATCCCGACATTCCCTGGGGCATAGACGGCCAGGAATTGCTGTACCTGCAACATCTGGCGGGCATGGCGCCGTTGGATGTGATGCGGACCGCAACCTCCAAAGCCGGTCAGTATCTGAATATACCTCTACTGGGCACTCTGCTGCCCGGCGCACCCGCCGACCTGATCGCGGTAAAAGGTGATCCGACGCAAAAGCTTAAATTGTTGGAATACCCTGATTTGGTGATGTCCGGTGGCAAGCTGATAATCAATTACTTCGGAAATTGA
- a CDS encoding ABC transporter permease yields the protein MNWLDLSKLGLRSISSHKQRSLLTALGLIIGIAAVVILTSIGRGIHSFVLAEFTQFGTHLIAVYPGKTTTFGLSGATISTVRPLSTADAASLENLDHVLAAMPMVQGNARIEAGAKQRRANVFGVGAALPQVWQLKVDSGRFLPNDGLDNPRAFAVLGSKMRTELFANASPLGQRIRIGSDRFRVIGVMQAKGQMLGFDLDDTVFIASGKAMEMFDRQSLMEIDLLYSSETSAETVEQAIKRRLIARHGAEDFTIVTQNQMLEKMDSVLSVLTLAVAALGSISLLVGSVGILTIMTIAVSERVSEIGLLRAIGAERGMVFNLFLGEAMLLSLVGGAGGVLLGVALVKLAAAFVPALPVQLAWNYIVAAFAISLFIGIAAGVVPAIKAARLNPLEALRAE from the coding sequence ATGAATTGGCTGGATTTATCCAAACTGGGGCTGCGCAGCATTAGTAGTCATAAACAACGCTCTTTACTCACCGCGTTGGGTTTGATTATCGGCATCGCCGCCGTGGTGATTTTGACCTCGATAGGTCGGGGCATTCATAGTTTCGTGTTGGCGGAATTTACCCAGTTCGGTACGCATCTGATCGCGGTTTATCCCGGTAAAACCACTACCTTCGGGTTGTCCGGCGCCACCATCAGCACGGTGCGGCCTTTATCCACCGCCGATGCTGCCAGTCTGGAAAATCTGGATCATGTGTTGGCGGCGATGCCTATGGTACAAGGCAATGCCCGGATCGAGGCCGGCGCTAAACAGCGCCGGGCCAATGTGTTTGGTGTCGGTGCCGCGTTGCCGCAGGTATGGCAGTTGAAAGTCGATAGCGGCCGCTTTCTGCCCAATGATGGCCTGGATAATCCGCGCGCTTTCGCGGTGCTGGGCAGTAAGATGCGCACCGAATTATTTGCTAACGCTAGCCCCTTGGGGCAGCGCATCCGTATCGGCAGTGACCGGTTTCGGGTGATCGGCGTGATGCAGGCCAAAGGTCAGATGTTGGGGTTTGACCTGGACGACACGGTGTTCATCGCCAGCGGCAAGGCCATGGAGATGTTCGATCGGCAAAGTTTGATGGAAATCGATCTGCTATACAGCAGCGAGACCAGTGCGGAAACGGTGGAGCAAGCCATCAAACGCCGCTTGATCGCCAGACACGGTGCTGAAGATTTTACGATTGTTACCCAGAACCAGATGCTGGAAAAAATGGATTCGGTATTGAGTGTCTTGACCTTGGCGGTGGCGGCGCTGGGTAGTATCTCGCTGCTGGTGGGCTCGGTAGGCATTCTCACTATCATGACCATTGCGGTATCGGAACGGGTGTCGGAGATAGGTTTGTTGCGGGCCATCGGCGCCGAGCGCGGGATGGTGTTCAACTTGTTTCTCGGTGAAGCGATGTTGCTGAGTTTGGTCGGCGGGGCTGGAGGTGTTTTGTTGGGCGTGGCGCTGGTAAAGCTCGCCGCCGCTTTTGTTCCCGCGCTACCGGTGCAATTGGCCTGGAATTACATCGTTGCCGCCTTTGCGATTTCCTTGTTTATCGGCATCGCGGCAGGCGTGGTGCCGGCCATCAAGGCCGCTAGATTGAATCCGCTGGAAGCTTTACGGGCCGAGTGA
- a CDS encoding GGDEF domain-containing protein: MTTPPDKTQVILSNTLVGKLSENGRDLSELEPYLVVLSGSEQGKQFKLLNHQHVLGREPSVDILIPDPKVSRRHGRLWVQSQHILLEDLNSTNGTYVNGRRVAKHKLELLDRILLGDTYLKIDYKRFNEAKSEQALYAAANLDAMTNILNRNAFMLRAQQELSFCKRNETRLTVMMCDADHFKRTNDNFGHLAGDQVLKELAKILNAEMRQEDFLARYGGEEFIMLLREISSDAAAALAERIRHTVMQHTFQYQNKHIPTTISIGVCSCRIMADTSLEAIIQAADDALYRAKKNGRNRVEIDAR, from the coding sequence ATGACCACGCCTCCTGACAAAACCCAGGTAATCTTGTCCAACACCTTAGTCGGCAAACTATCCGAAAACGGCCGCGACCTTTCGGAGCTCGAGCCGTATTTGGTGGTTTTATCCGGTAGCGAACAAGGCAAGCAATTCAAATTACTCAATCATCAGCATGTGTTGGGCCGCGAACCGTCCGTGGATATTCTGATTCCCGATCCTAAGGTCTCCCGGCGCCACGGCAGGCTTTGGGTTCAAAGCCAGCATATCCTGCTCGAAGACTTAAACTCCACCAACGGCACTTACGTCAACGGCAGGCGCGTCGCAAAACATAAACTCGAATTACTCGACAGAATCCTGTTGGGCGACACCTACCTTAAAATCGATTACAAACGCTTCAACGAAGCCAAATCCGAACAGGCGCTTTACGCGGCAGCGAATCTGGATGCGATGACCAACATCCTTAACCGCAACGCCTTCATGCTGCGCGCGCAACAAGAATTGTCTTTTTGTAAACGTAACGAAACCCGATTGACGGTGATGATGTGCGACGCCGACCATTTCAAGCGCACCAACGACAATTTCGGCCACCTCGCCGGCGATCAGGTCCTTAAAGAATTGGCGAAAATCCTGAATGCGGAAATGCGTCAGGAGGATTTTCTGGCCCGTTACGGCGGCGAAGAATTCATCATGTTATTGCGGGAAATATCCAGCGATGCCGCAGCCGCCTTGGCGGAACGCATCAGACATACGGTGATGCAGCATACGTTTCAATACCAAAATAAGCACATACCTACCACCATTTCGATTGGCGTCTGCTCGTGCAGGATAATGGCCGACACCTCCCTGGAAGCGATTATTCAAGCTGCCGACGACGCACTTTACCGCGCTAAGAAAAACGGCCGCAATCGCGTAGAAATCGACGCCCGATAA
- a CDS encoding OmpA family protein, with amino-acid sequence MKKKYVYIPLAVLALSLTACSTPKKDVAGLSAEIDAASKGHYGQALLHASAAEQDLKTANHVLKHWQNDYYWNIDESLKAQEAAKSAAAHILASEKEYCQWLTEVHSQNHHNVETIHETVAYFKTGSHVPFKTKEDTIGHIGHFLHDHPDATATVTASTDTVGKPAYNQALSERRAKSVSELLIKNGARASQLVSKAIGEAHGPDNTADQSHRVAVVISAHPDYLDCPKLK; translated from the coding sequence ATGAAAAAAAAATACGTATACATCCCGCTTGCCGTTCTGGCCCTCTCGCTGACCGCCTGTTCCACTCCGAAAAAAGATGTAGCGGGACTTAGTGCGGAAATTGATGCCGCATCCAAAGGTCATTACGGTCAAGCCTTGCTCCACGCTTCAGCGGCTGAACAAGACTTAAAAACGGCCAACCATGTGCTGAAACACTGGCAAAACGATTACTACTGGAACATCGACGAGAGTCTAAAAGCGCAAGAGGCTGCAAAATCAGCCGCCGCACACATTTTGGCCTCGGAAAAAGAGTATTGCCAATGGCTAACCGAGGTGCATTCACAAAATCACCACAACGTGGAAACCATTCATGAAACCGTAGCCTACTTCAAAACCGGTAGCCACGTGCCGTTCAAAACCAAGGAAGACACCATCGGCCACATTGGTCACTTTTTGCACGACCACCCCGATGCCACAGCGACCGTAACAGCTTCCACCGACACAGTAGGAAAGCCAGCCTATAACCAAGCCCTGTCAGAAAGAAGGGCTAAATCCGTTAGCGAACTGCTGATTAAAAATGGTGCCAGAGCCTCGCAACTGGTCTCTAAAGCTATCGGCGAAGCTCACGGCCCCGATAATACGGCTGATCAAAGTCACCGCGTTGCCGTGGTTATTTCCGCGCACCCTGACTATCTCGACTGCCCTAAACTGAAGTAA
- the speE gene encoding polyamine aminopropyltransferase yields MLDDQWFSEAQTATGTAFSLKITRKLHEEQSEFQFLEIYETEQFGNLMVIDGCTMVSTRDNFFYHEMISHPVLFTHPNPKNVLIIGGGDCGTLREVLKHPGVESAVQIDIDERVTRLAEIYFPELCESNNDPRADLKFIDGIKWVKEAAPNSVDIIIVDSTDPVGPAEGLFSADFYRDCYKALSANGIVVQQSESALLHMKILKEMRAEMRTAGFEHQQTVFFPQCIYPSGWWSATMASKTNLSSFREQDAANKGFETVYYNSDIHKASLAMPEFFKKAFV; encoded by the coding sequence ATGCTCGACGACCAATGGTTCAGCGAAGCGCAAACCGCTACCGGTACTGCCTTTTCATTAAAAATCACCCGTAAACTCCATGAGGAGCAATCCGAATTTCAGTTTCTGGAAATCTACGAGACCGAACAATTCGGCAACCTGATGGTGATCGACGGCTGCACCATGGTCTCTACCCGCGATAATTTCTTCTATCACGAGATGATCAGCCACCCGGTGTTGTTTACTCATCCCAATCCGAAAAACGTGTTGATCATCGGCGGCGGCGACTGCGGCACCCTGCGCGAAGTGTTGAAACATCCCGGCGTTGAATCAGCTGTGCAAATCGACATCGACGAGCGCGTCACCCGCTTGGCGGAAATCTACTTTCCGGAATTGTGCGAGTCCAACAACGATCCGCGCGCCGACCTGAAATTCATCGACGGCATCAAATGGGTAAAAGAAGCCGCGCCGAACAGTGTGGACATCATCATCGTCGACAGCACCGATCCGGTCGGTCCGGCGGAGGGCTTATTCAGCGCCGATTTTTACAGAGATTGCTATAAAGCCTTGAGCGCGAACGGCATCGTTGTGCAACAAAGCGAATCCGCCTTGCTGCATATGAAAATCCTGAAAGAAATGCGCGCGGAAATGCGGACCGCCGGCTTTGAACACCAGCAAACTGTGTTCTTCCCGCAATGCATTTATCCCTCGGGCTGGTGGAGCGCGACGATGGCCAGCAAAACCAACCTGTCTTCGTTCCGCGAACAGGACGCCGCCAACAAGGGCTTCGAAACTGTTTATTACAACAGCGACATTCACAAAGCCAGTTTGGCAATGCCGGAGTTTTTCAAAAAAGCCTTCGTTTAA
- a CDS encoding NAD(P)-dependent oxidoreductase has product MRVGLIGLGAMGQGMARNLAKAGCLTTVYNRTASKAETLAAELQIQACETIEQLAGQVDVVLICVSADKDVLMVVDAIAKTIRPGCVVVDMSTVSGETATVAAQKLAEKQAAFLDAPVSGGVEGANKGTLAMMVGGDAQILERVRPVLAAMTARIEHMGGVGAGQACKAVNQIMCAGINQAVTEALAFAEAQGLPMEKVIDVVSGGAAGNWFLQHRGKTMTQNQFPPGFKLALHHKDLKIAQHMAQHAGVGCSLTITTLADYAKLMAKGYGDEDISALYRLKQKRTSN; this is encoded by the coding sequence ATGCGGGTAGGCTTGATCGGATTGGGGGCAATGGGCCAGGGCATGGCGCGCAACCTTGCCAAGGCAGGATGCTTGACTACGGTTTACAATCGGACCGCTAGTAAAGCCGAGACGTTAGCGGCGGAATTGCAAATCCAGGCTTGCGAGACTATCGAACAGTTGGCTGGTCAAGTCGATGTCGTGTTGATCTGTGTGTCGGCCGATAAAGACGTGTTGATGGTGGTGGATGCTATCGCCAAAACTATCCGGCCCGGCTGCGTGGTGGTGGATATGTCCACGGTTAGCGGCGAGACGGCGACTGTGGCGGCTCAAAAACTAGCGGAAAAACAGGCTGCCTTCCTGGATGCACCCGTATCCGGCGGCGTGGAAGGCGCCAACAAAGGTACGTTGGCCATGATGGTCGGCGGCGACGCACAAATTTTGGAACGGGTTCGCCCAGTGTTGGCGGCAATGACCGCACGTATCGAGCATATGGGTGGTGTCGGCGCCGGGCAAGCCTGCAAGGCGGTGAACCAAATCATGTGCGCCGGGATTAACCAGGCAGTGACGGAAGCCTTGGCCTTTGCCGAGGCTCAGGGATTACCGATGGAAAAAGTCATCGATGTTGTTAGCGGTGGCGCGGCCGGTAATTGGTTCTTGCAGCATCGCGGCAAGACCATGACGCAAAACCAATTCCCGCCGGGTTTTAAACTAGCGCTTCATCATAAAGACTTAAAAATAGCTCAGCATATGGCTCAGCATGCCGGCGTAGGTTGCTCGCTAACCATTACTACGCTGGCCGATTATGCCAAACTGATGGCCAAAGGTTACGGCGACGAGGACATTTCCGCGTTGTATCGATTAAAACAGAAACGAACTTCCAATTAG
- the speA gene encoding biosynthetic arginine decarboxylase produces MPTQPWSIEQSKQLYAIQQWGNGYFSINDQGHVCVKPQADCATEIDLFDIAQALRDKGLNFPVLVRFTDILRDRIRQLQQGFDQARASHRYNGHYTPVYPIKVNQQGNVVESIVAAEHIGLEAGSKPELLAILGLAKPSGTIVCNGYKDRAYIRMALMGQLMGLSVFIVIEKPSELEMIIEEAAKLQVTPMIGLRVRLSTISAGKWQNSGGEKSKFGLHASEVLQLIARLQQLDMLNCLQLMHFHMGSQIANIHDIKLALKEAGQFYLQLHKLGANITTVDAGGGLGVDYDGSGSRRECSINYSVNEYAENIVRAFAEVAEQQGLPQPNIITESGRAITAHHAVLITNVTEVESLQGAAAPVEISGQNIAEAYHNAQFNMAEARAQFVQGDLSLTELAEAEKYYVSLCQQIQRELNLDNHHHREILQELDEKLADKVFCNFSLFQSMPDIWGIDQIFPIMPIHQLHQQPTRRAVLQDLTCDSDGRIDQYVDHQNIANTMPLHTIAEDQDYLIGFFMVGAYQEILGDMHNLFGDTHSINIELDEQGYRFGDFMEGEDVSELLDYVHINTEALKTAYRQKLDGSGLSAGQKQAFEQELLAGLNAYTYLEK; encoded by the coding sequence GTGCCAACACAACCCTGGTCGATAGAACAATCCAAGCAGCTTTACGCTATCCAGCAATGGGGTAACGGTTATTTTTCGATTAACGACCAAGGTCATGTCTGCGTCAAGCCGCAAGCCGATTGTGCAACGGAAATCGATCTGTTCGACATCGCCCAGGCTCTGAGGGACAAAGGTTTAAATTTTCCGGTGCTGGTGCGTTTTACCGACATTTTGCGCGACCGCATCCGCCAGCTACAGCAGGGATTTGATCAAGCGAGAGCCTCACATCGTTACAACGGGCATTACACACCGGTGTATCCGATCAAGGTTAATCAGCAAGGCAATGTGGTGGAAAGCATCGTTGCCGCCGAGCATATCGGTCTGGAAGCCGGCAGCAAACCAGAATTATTGGCGATTTTAGGGCTGGCCAAACCCAGCGGCACTATTGTCTGCAACGGTTATAAAGACCGGGCTTACATCCGCATGGCCTTGATGGGACAGTTGATGGGTTTGTCGGTGTTCATTGTCATTGAAAAGCCTTCCGAGCTGGAGATGATTATCGAAGAGGCCGCTAAACTGCAAGTAACACCAATGATCGGTTTGCGCGTGCGGCTATCGACTATCAGCGCCGGCAAATGGCAAAACAGCGGCGGCGAAAAATCCAAGTTTGGCTTGCATGCCAGCGAAGTATTGCAACTCATCGCCCGCTTGCAGCAACTGGATATGTTGAACTGCTTGCAGCTGATGCACTTTCATATGGGCTCGCAGATTGCCAATATCCACGACATCAAGCTGGCCTTGAAAGAGGCCGGCCAGTTTTATCTGCAATTGCATAAACTCGGCGCCAACATTACCACCGTCGATGCCGGCGGCGGTTTGGGCGTGGATTACGACGGCAGCGGTTCGCGGCGCGAATGTTCGATCAATTACAGCGTCAACGAATACGCAGAAAACATCGTCCGCGCTTTTGCCGAAGTGGCTGAGCAACAGGGTTTGCCGCAGCCCAATATCATCACAGAATCAGGCCGAGCCATCACTGCTCACCACGCGGTGTTGATTACCAATGTCACCGAAGTGGAAAGTCTTCAAGGCGCTGCTGCGCCGGTGGAAATATCCGGGCAAAATATCGCGGAAGCCTATCACAACGCCCAATTCAACATGGCCGAAGCCCGCGCTCAGTTCGTGCAAGGCGATTTGTCGTTGACCGAACTGGCGGAAGCCGAGAAATACTATGTGAGCTTGTGCCAGCAAATTCAGCGCGAGTTGAACCTGGATAACCATCATCACCGGGAGATTTTGCAGGAATTAGACGAAAAACTGGCGGACAAGGTATTCTGCAATTTTTCCCTGTTTCAATCGATGCCCGACATTTGGGGTATAGACCAGATTTTCCCGATCATGCCCATTCACCAGTTGCACCAGCAACCCACCCGGCGCGCGGTGTTGCAGGATTTGACCTGCGACTCGGACGGCCGTATCGATCAATACGTCGATCATCAGAACATCGCCAACACCATGCCGTTGCATACCATCGCCGAAGATCAGGATTATCTGATCGGCTTTTTCATGGTCGGTGCTTATCAGGAAATTTTGGGGGATATGCATAACCTGTTCGGCGATACGCATTCGATTAATATCGAATTGGACGAACAGGGCTATCGCTTCGGCGACTTCATGGAAGGCGAGGATGTCAGCGAATTGCTGGATTATGTGCATATTAATACCGAAGCTTTGAAAACCGCCTATCGGCAAAAGCTAGACGGCAGCGGATTGTCGGCCGGGCAAAAGCAGGCTTTCGAGCAAGAGTTGCTGGCCGGATTGAACGCTTATACCTACTTGGAAAAATAA